One window of the Microvirga mediterraneensis genome contains the following:
- a CDS encoding UxaA family hydrolase, whose product MSTPRTIRLSPDDNVVIAIDLVNQGTDAAGLTARERILRGHKMAAEPIREGEPIRKFGQIIGFAKTHIVPGEWVHEHNVGLHDFERDYAFGVEAREDDLLAPDLRATFQGYRRASGKTGTRNYIGILTSVNCSASVARFAAGEVERSGILSGYPGIDGVVAIVHGTGCGHAAYGEGFDILRRTQWGYASHPNFAGVIMVGLGCEVFQIGRMKQEYGLTESETFRTLTIQETGGTRRTVQAIVDAVKDMLPIAARAQRETRPASELVLALQCGGSDGYSALTANPALGVASDLLVRHGGTSILSETPEIYGAEHLLTRRAATREIGEKLIARIKWWEDYTARNGGEMNNNPSPGNKAGGLTTILEKSLGAAAKGGRSTLRAVYEYAEPVKDRGFVYMDTPGYDPVAATGQVAGGANLIAFTTGRGSAFGCKPVPSLKLATNSDIYRRMLDDMDINCGDILDGVSLEEKGREIFDILLRVASGEHTKSEELGYGDLEFVPWQVGATM is encoded by the coding sequence ATGAGCACGCCCCGCACCATCCGCCTCTCTCCCGATGACAATGTGGTCATCGCCATCGACCTCGTGAACCAAGGCACAGACGCGGCGGGCCTCACGGCCCGCGAGCGCATCCTGCGGGGCCACAAGATGGCCGCGGAGCCGATCCGCGAGGGCGAGCCGATCCGAAAATTCGGCCAGATCATCGGTTTCGCCAAGACCCACATCGTGCCGGGCGAGTGGGTGCACGAGCACAATGTCGGCCTGCACGATTTCGAGCGCGATTATGCGTTCGGCGTCGAGGCCAGAGAGGACGATCTTCTCGCGCCCGACCTGCGCGCCACGTTCCAGGGCTATCGCCGCGCCTCGGGCAAGACGGGCACCCGCAACTATATCGGGATCCTCACCTCGGTGAACTGCTCGGCTTCCGTGGCGCGCTTCGCGGCCGGCGAGGTGGAGCGTTCCGGCATCTTAAGCGGCTATCCCGGGATCGACGGCGTCGTGGCCATCGTGCATGGGACCGGCTGCGGGCACGCGGCCTATGGCGAGGGCTTCGACATCCTGCGCCGCACGCAATGGGGCTATGCCAGCCACCCGAATTTCGCCGGCGTGATCATGGTCGGGCTCGGCTGCGAGGTATTCCAGATCGGCCGCATGAAGCAGGAATACGGCCTGACCGAAAGCGAGACCTTCCGCACTCTCACCATTCAGGAGACGGGCGGCACGCGGCGGACCGTGCAGGCCATCGTCGATGCGGTGAAGGACATGCTGCCCATCGCCGCCAGGGCCCAGCGGGAGACGCGCCCCGCATCGGAACTGGTGCTCGCGCTCCAGTGCGGCGGCTCCGACGGTTATTCCGCCTTGACGGCCAATCCGGCGCTCGGCGTCGCGTCCGACCTGCTGGTGCGCCACGGCGGAACCTCGATCCTGTCCGAGACGCCCGAAATCTACGGTGCGGAGCATCTGCTCACCCGGCGCGCCGCCACGCGGGAAATCGGCGAGAAACTCATCGCGCGGATCAAGTGGTGGGAGGATTACACGGCCCGCAACGGCGGAGAGATGAACAACAACCCCTCGCCGGGCAACAAGGCGGGCGGATTGACGACGATCCTCGAGAAGTCGCTGGGCGCGGCCGCGAAGGGCGGGCGCTCCACGCTGCGCGCCGTCTACGAATATGCCGAGCCGGTGAAGGACCGCGGCTTCGTCTACATGGATACGCCCGGCTACGATCCCGTCGCGGCAACCGGCCAGGTGGCGGGCGGCGCCAACCTGATCGCCTTCACCACGGGACGCGGCTCGGCCTTCGGCTGCAAGCCCGTGCCGTCCCTCAAGCTCGCGACGAATTCCGACATCTACCGCCGCATGCTCGACGACATGGACATCAATTGCGGCGACATCCTCGACGGCGTCTCTCTCGAAGAGAAAGGCCGGGAGATCTTCGACATCCTCCTGCGCGTCGCGTCCGGCGAGCACACGAAATCGGAGGAGCTCGGCTACGGCGATCTCGAATTCGTCCCTTGGCAGGTCGGCGCGACCATGTGA